In the genome of uncultured Pseudodesulfovibrio sp., one region contains:
- a CDS encoding CvpA family protein: MNFLDIALICIVALFILRGFFRGLVQEVLSLISVVLAIFLASRFDDALAPHLKMYISSDITVSALSYSLIFFGTLIAVWLLTKLIRSVLEISLLGWIDRTLGGVFGLCEGVLICLVGLMFLQTFAPKSDILTESYIAPKAQHLVDKLDDYVDLPEALDSAKSALGIHAKDSAD; this comes from the coding sequence ATGAATTTTCTGGATATCGCTCTCATCTGCATTGTCGCTCTCTTCATCCTGCGCGGTTTCTTCCGAGGCCTGGTGCAGGAAGTCCTGTCGCTCATCTCGGTGGTCCTCGCCATTTTCCTGGCGTCGCGCTTCGACGACGCTCTGGCGCCGCACCTGAAGATGTATATTTCCAGTGACATTACGGTCAGCGCCCTGTCCTACTCGCTGATCTTCTTCGGCACCCTGATTGCCGTCTGGCTGCTGACCAAGCTGATCCGCAGCGTTTTGGAAATCTCCCTGCTCGGCTGGATCGACCGCACTCTGGGCGGTGTTTTCGGCCTGTGCGAAGGCGTGCTCATCTGCCTAGTGGGGTTGATGTTCCTTCAGACCTTTGCTCCCAAGTCCGACATTCTGACCGAATCCTACATCGCGCCCAAGGCGCAGCATCTGGTGGACAAGCTGGACGATTACGTCGATCTGCCCGAAGCCCTTGATTCGGCCAAAAGCGCACTGGGCATCCACGCCAAGGACAGCGCGGATTAG
- the rfbC gene encoding dTDP-4-dehydrorhamnose 3,5-epimerase, which translates to MQVHETEFPGLFVLVPKVFQDERGFFLESYNAEHFRDLGIDCGFVQDNHAYSKDVGVLRGFHFQVPPMAQAKLVWVTRGAVLDVVVDLRKGSPTYGKVEHVILSAANFKRMYIPKGFGHAYVTIMPDTEFQYKVDAPYSPAHEGGLAWNDPDIGMDWEPALQGRKPILSEKDLRQPGLAGFESPFTFEG; encoded by the coding sequence ATGCAGGTCCATGAGACGGAGTTTCCCGGTCTGTTCGTTTTGGTTCCAAAGGTGTTTCAGGATGAGCGGGGGTTCTTTCTGGAAAGCTATAATGCTGAACATTTTCGGGATCTTGGCATAGACTGCGGGTTCGTTCAGGACAATCACGCCTATTCCAAGGACGTCGGCGTGTTGCGCGGTTTCCATTTTCAGGTTCCCCCCATGGCCCAGGCCAAACTGGTATGGGTGACCCGGGGGGCTGTCCTGGATGTTGTTGTAGACCTGCGCAAGGGATCCCCCACCTACGGCAAGGTCGAGCATGTAATTCTCAGCGCCGCCAATTTCAAGCGCATGTACATCCCGAAAGGATTTGGCCATGCGTATGTGACCATCATGCCGGACACGGAGTTCCAGTACAAAGTCGACGCGCCGTATTCTCCGGCGCATGAGGGCGGTCTCGCCTGGAACGATCCCGATATCGGCATGGATTGGGAACCGGCTCTGCAGGGAAGGAAGCCCATCCTTTCGGAAAAGGACCTGAGACAGCCCGGACTGGCCGGTTTCGAATCCCCATTTACCTTCGAGGGTTGA